The following DNA comes from Cryptococcus deuterogattii R265 chromosome 2, complete sequence.
agaagcagaaagGTCGACTTGAACCGAGTCAGTCCCAAATCCGCACAACACACTTCTCTCGTTTAACACTCACTAGTCTTGTCTCCAAAGTCGACGAGGAGACCACCAAGAACGCTAGCGTTGACCTGAGACTCGGGTGAGCACACGCATGCCCAGTGTTGTGCTACACAAGCTTACCCTGTTGGCAACCTTCAACGTCTTGCCCTGCGCAATCTCGGTGCTCTTCAAAGCCTTTTCCAACCTGTTCAGAGACTTGGAGTCGAGGGGCTCGGCACTGGTGACGACGACCTCGAGCTCACCCCTGTAGGCAGCCATGAGGGAGTTGAAGTCGGCAAAGACCTTGGGCGCGGACGAGAGACGGCCATTCTCGGAGAGGAcggagaggaggttggagaggatgggggATGCGCCGGAGGGGACGACGGACGAGAGGGCGGCGGATCGCTCGGAAGCAGAAAGGGTGGGGTTTTCTGTACAGGTTATGAGCGGGGAAAGGAAGTGTGGCACGTACGGATGAAGGCGGCAAGCTTTGCGTcgtccttgatcttcttgtcaAAGGCCTCGACGTCCTTTGCGAGTGCCTCGAGGTCCTTGGGGGACTTTTTCAGCGCGGCGAGGTAGGTGGAGGTGGCATAGGTGCCGGTGAGGGAGTTGAGCTGGAGGGGGGCCTGCGGGGAGTGTGAGCGTGCGACTGTGCGGTGAGTGGAATGGCCCACCTTgacggcggcggcggccgTGGCGTATCCCCTGGCAACGAGCTGGCGGGCGATGGCAGGCATGGTTTTGGCAGGGAGGATGGTGCCGTGGATGTATCCAGAGATGCCCAGATACACCTTCCCCCTCCGCCTGCGCTTGCCCCCTGCTCCCTATCCCCGCGGTGTTATCCCCGTGGCGCGTAATTAACACACCTTCGCGCCCCTTAAATACTCTTTTATTTCGGCCGTCGCCTCCATTTCCGACTACTCTCCTCTGCCTTACTGCACCCACACCCACCCACCCACCATGGCAGCCTccctccccatcttccacctcctcccggACCACCATTCCTCCTACCCGCCCTCCCCTACCTTTTCAGATCCGGCGTTCTCCGCACAGTACGACTCGTCGTTCCCCGCCAACATTGACCTCTCCAAGTCCAACCACCACCGTGAGCCACGTCTTGGCGCTGCTGCACCCATCGTCCATCGCTAACCACTCCCTTCTAGCCCTCAACAGCTATTCCTTCCCCACGCCCTCGGGCACATCAGCGCCGCCCCAGTACGCCAGCCGCCACATCCCTTCTTACCCCAACCTCGTCCCGCCCAACTTTTCTCGCGGCTCGTACTCTGCTGTGCAAGGCGGCCAGGATCCCACGGCATTCCTTGATCTCGACCTCTCTCAGCCCGGTCCATCCACGTACCACCGACAGCAGCCCCAGACACAGACACAGTCCCAGCCACAGCATCAGTCCACGGCACATCACTACCGGCAACCCGACCACGACTATGTCCACAGTGATGCAGAGGACGACGAATCTCTTGTTcaggtgaaagaagagacgcAGGATGAACAGCAGGAAGGAGACGCGCAAGGCGTCGACGATATGGACAGTGAGGAGCCATTGTACGTCAACGCCAAGCAGTACCACCGGATACTCAAGCGGAGAATGGCGAGGGCCAGGTTGGAAGAATTGAACAGGCTCGTGAGATCCCGCAAGGTGTGTATCGGCATGTGGTTAATCCCTAACAAGGCTGACATTTGGAGAAACAGCCCTATCTACACGAATCGCGTCATCGCCATGCATGTTCTCGACCACGGGGTAAGGGTGGACGTTTCCTCACCGCcgaggagattgagacACTCAAGCGACAAGAAGCTGAAAAGGAGTCAAAGGGCGAAGAAGCAGCCCAAGTCTCTGCGTAAAAAAATGCTAGACAAATGttatcccatcttctcttatAGATTTGTGTTtacatctcttcttgtgtGTCTATAGTAGTATATCCAGAAGTGTGGTACATTGGACTGTAGTTGATACCTTTTTTCCCTAGCTCTTTTCTATGGGTGATTGGGTTTATCCAAAAACGTCGTCTCTTTTTGTGTGTTAGTcgacgatgatgttgtCATTCAGTTATAGGACAT
Coding sequences within:
- a CDS encoding ATP synthase F1 delta subunit, with translation MPAIARQLVARGYATAAAAVKAPLQLNSLTGTYATSTYLAALKKSPKDLEALAKDVEAFDKKIKDDAKLAAFIQNPTLSASERSAALSSVVPSGASPILSNLLSVLSENGRLSSAPKVFADFNSLMAAYRGELEVVVTSAEPLDSKSLNRLEKALKSTEIAQGKTLKVANRVNASVLGGLLVDFGDKTIDLSASSKVNRFNAALTQGV
- a CDS encoding transcriptional activator hap2; the protein is MAASLPIFHLLPDHHSSYPPSPTFSDPAFSAQYDSSFPANIDLSKSNHHPLNSYSFPTPSGTSAPPQYASRHIPSYPNLVPPNFSRGSYSAVQGGQDPTAFLDLDLSQPGPSTYHRQQPQTQTQSQPQHQSTAHHYRQPDHDYVHSDAEDDESLVQVKEETQDEQQEGDAQGVDDMDSEEPLYVNAKQYHRILKRRMARARLEELNRLVRSRKPYLHESRHRHACSRPRGKGGRFLTAEEIETLKRQEAEKESKGEEAAQVSA